One genomic segment of Chitinibacter sp. FCG-7 includes these proteins:
- a CDS encoding sensor domain-containing diguanylate cyclase, whose product MQENVIPTLATALETEKTFEGVVRQLLGMLELVTDLESTYLTQIDLDKGVQSILYSRNSKSMQIPEGLSVPWGDTLCKRALEEKIPYTDDVAQCWSDSEAAKALGIATYASTPIYLEDGSLYGTLCAASSEPKPLTGKGQQFLLLFAQLIAQYAQKEQLVQQLQSANSALITYSYTDPLTGLHNRRAIMQELTRLFAQAQRTGQHIVLAFIDLDGFKQINDVHGHDAGDVFLVQIGQRLTSGLRAGDLLGRLGGDEFIVAGLAATTGAAVDEVTASLQARIGPLLIGHYDLGTSQLQYQGASIGVVMVDPHIHTPQQAMQQADAAMYVSKKQRKNTH is encoded by the coding sequence ATGCAGGAAAATGTGATTCCCACGCTGGCCACTGCGCTTGAAACTGAGAAAACGTTTGAAGGCGTGGTGCGTCAATTGCTCGGCATGCTTGAATTGGTCACCGATCTTGAGTCAACCTATCTGACCCAAATCGATCTGGACAAAGGCGTACAAAGCATTTTGTATTCCCGCAACAGCAAGTCGATGCAAATACCCGAAGGATTGTCCGTCCCCTGGGGCGATACCTTATGCAAACGCGCGCTGGAAGAAAAAATCCCGTACACCGATGACGTCGCCCAGTGCTGGAGCGACTCTGAAGCCGCCAAAGCCCTGGGTATTGCCACCTATGCCAGCACGCCTATTTATCTGGAAGATGGCAGCTTATACGGCACTTTGTGCGCCGCAAGCTCTGAACCCAAGCCGCTGACAGGCAAAGGCCAGCAGTTTCTACTGCTATTTGCCCAGCTGATTGCGCAATACGCGCAAAAAGAGCAACTGGTGCAGCAACTGCAATCGGCCAACTCGGCGCTGATCACCTATTCCTACACCGATCCACTCACCGGCCTGCATAATCGCCGCGCCATTATGCAAGAGCTGACGCGGCTTTTCGCGCAAGCCCAGCGCACCGGGCAACATATCGTACTGGCCTTTATTGATCTGGATGGGTTTAAACAGATTAATGATGTGCACGGCCACGATGCGGGCGATGTGTTTCTTGTGCAAATCGGGCAACGCCTCACCAGCGGATTACGCGCCGGCGATTTGCTGGGGCGCTTGGGTGGCGACGAATTTATTGTCGCCGGGCTGGCGGCCACAACAGGTGCTGCGGTTGACGAGGTCACTGCCAGCCTGCAAGCACGCATTGGCCCGCTGCTGATCGGCCACTATGATCTGGGCACCAGCCAGCTGCAATATCAGGGCGCCAGTATCGGCGTGGTCATGGTCGACCCGCACATCCACACCCCACAACAAGCCATGCAACAAGCTGATGCCGCAATGTACGTCAGCAAAAAACAAAGAAAAAATACCCACTAG
- a CDS encoding pyridoxal phosphate-dependent aminotransferase: MEAILKSNKLLNICYEIRGPIPERARQMEEDGHRIIKLNIGNLANFGFDAPEEVVQDVIRNLSNAAGYVDSKGLFQARKAVMHYTQQKNIKDVTVDDIYIGNGASELIVLSMQALLNNGDEVLVPAPDYPLWTAAVSLAGGKPRHYLCDEQNHWYPSIEDMRAKITDKTRAIVVINPNNPTGALYPDELLQQIVDLAREFGLIIYADEIYDKVLYDGVTHTSIASMADDVLFLTFNGLSKNYRACGYRAGWMIVSGDKKPAKDYIEGLNMLATMRLCANVPAQYAIQTALGGYQSIDDLVREGGRLAKQRDLAYEMLSAIPGVSVVKPKAALYMFPRLDPAIYPVSDDQQLMLELLTEEKVLLVQGTGFNWHQPDHFRVVFLPNLDDLSEAINRVARFLQNWRKRHGTGEFATK; this comes from the coding sequence ATGGAAGCCATCCTCAAATCGAACAAATTACTGAATATCTGCTACGAAATTCGCGGGCCAATTCCTGAGCGAGCCCGGCAGATGGAAGAAGACGGCCATCGCATCATCAAGCTCAATATCGGCAATCTGGCCAACTTTGGTTTTGATGCGCCCGAAGAAGTGGTGCAAGACGTCATCCGCAATCTGAGCAACGCCGCTGGCTACGTTGATAGCAAGGGCTTGTTCCAGGCGCGCAAAGCAGTGATGCATTACACGCAGCAGAAAAACATCAAAGACGTGACAGTGGATGACATTTACATCGGCAACGGCGCGTCCGAGCTGATCGTGCTGAGTATGCAGGCGCTGCTTAATAATGGCGACGAAGTGCTGGTACCTGCGCCCGATTATCCGCTGTGGACTGCGGCGGTGAGTCTGGCGGGCGGCAAGCCGCGTCATTATCTGTGCGATGAACAAAATCACTGGTATCCGTCGATTGAAGACATGCGCGCCAAGATCACCGATAAAACGCGCGCGATTGTGGTGATCAACCCGAATAATCCAACCGGCGCGCTGTACCCGGACGAGCTGCTGCAGCAAATCGTCGATCTGGCGCGTGAGTTTGGCCTGATTATTTACGCCGATGAAATTTACGACAAAGTGCTGTACGACGGTGTAACGCATACGTCGATTGCCTCAATGGCCGACGACGTGCTGTTCCTCACCTTCAATGGCCTGTCGAAAAACTATCGCGCCTGCGGCTACCGCGCGGGCTGGATGATTGTGTCGGGCGATAAAAAACCGGCCAAGGATTACATCGAAGGCCTCAATATGCTGGCCACAATGCGCCTGTGCGCCAATGTACCGGCGCAATACGCGATCCAAACTGCCCTAGGCGGCTATCAGAGCATCGATGATCTGGTGCGCGAAGGCGGGCGCTTGGCCAAGCAGCGCGATTTGGCGTATGAAATGCTCAGCGCGATTCCCGGCGTGAGCGTCGTGAAACCGAAAGCCGCGCTGTATATGTTCCCGCGCCTTGATCCGGCGATTTACCCGGTGAGCGACGATCAGCAATTGATGCTCGAATTGCTGACCGAAGAAAAAGTACTGCTGGTGCAAGGCACCGGCTTTAACTGGCATCAGCCCGACCATTTCCGAGTGGTGTTTTTACCCAATCTGGATGATCTGAGCGAAGCGATCAACCGCGTTGCCCGCTTCTTGCAGAACTGGCGCAAACGCCACGGCACGGGCGAATTTGCCACGAAGTAA
- a CDS encoding C13 family peptidase, whose protein sequence is MSDTLNASLPIQTATTETTFHALWRETARSLIFRAPRWEQLPASPWLIFLLFALDQGASILMAWLASSGPQQFAWITGLQNAAYFLVICWLAYVAQPPAPVPPRQVKMLSLILLLYVFSSLLWGLIYAASQLLARYGIAQSYTAQWVIYALPFLWITAAELAVFWHASNHHKLRFALVSLILLALSALYFSGVAMSYWYPAPDVDSERYAERPSLVLTQEVMEAQPALLHAKLGEVAPQRAGVVDLYTIAFAPEADEDVFRREAGMVSSVMAQRFDAAGRGIELINHVETLGQWPWATPLNLRRSIAAIAGKMDQNEDILFVYLTSHGGQDGKLAAGFWPLQVDSVTPQQLKRWLDEAGVRHRVIAVSACYSGSWIAPLASADTLVLTAADADNTSYGCGRKSELTFFGRAMFDEQLRSKTRSFETAHHSARELIRQREIAAGKDDGYSNPQISMGANIRAKLAQLEARFKP, encoded by the coding sequence ATGTCCGACACGCTGAACGCCAGTTTGCCCATCCAGACCGCCACCACTGAAACCACATTCCACGCCTTGTGGCGCGAGACGGCGCGCAGCCTGATTTTTCGCGCACCGCGCTGGGAGCAATTGCCCGCCTCGCCGTGGCTGATTTTCTTGCTGTTTGCCCTGGATCAAGGGGCCAGTATTCTGATGGCTTGGCTGGCCAGCAGCGGGCCGCAGCAATTTGCCTGGATCACCGGGCTGCAAAACGCGGCTTATTTTCTGGTGATTTGCTGGCTGGCGTATGTGGCGCAGCCGCCTGCGCCGGTGCCGCCGCGGCAGGTGAAAATGCTTAGCCTGATTTTATTGCTGTACGTGTTTTCCAGCCTGCTGTGGGGACTGATTTACGCGGCCTCGCAGCTGCTGGCGCGCTACGGCATTGCCCAAAGTTACACCGCACAGTGGGTCATCTATGCGTTGCCATTTTTATGGATCACCGCCGCTGAGCTGGCCGTATTCTGGCACGCCAGTAATCATCACAAGCTGCGTTTTGCGCTGGTGTCGCTAATTCTGTTGGCGCTCTCGGCGCTGTATTTCTCCGGCGTGGCCATGTCTTACTGGTATCCCGCGCCTGATGTCGATAGCGAGCGCTATGCCGAGCGCCCAAGTCTGGTACTGACGCAGGAAGTGATGGAAGCGCAGCCCGCGCTGCTGCACGCCAAGCTGGGCGAAGTCGCCCCCCAGCGCGCTGGCGTGGTGGATCTCTATACGATTGCTTTTGCTCCCGAAGCCGACGAAGACGTTTTTCGCCGGGAAGCGGGCATGGTGTCCAGCGTGATGGCGCAACGCTTTGACGCCGCCGGGCGCGGGATCGAGCTGATCAATCATGTTGAAACACTGGGGCAGTGGCCGTGGGCCACGCCGCTGAACCTGCGGCGCAGCATTGCCGCTATCGCTGGCAAAATGGATCAGAACGAAGATATTCTGTTTGTGTATCTCACTTCGCATGGCGGGCAGGATGGCAAGCTGGCGGCGGGATTCTGGCCGCTGCAGGTCGATAGCGTGACGCCGCAGCAACTCAAACGCTGGCTGGACGAGGCGGGCGTGCGCCACCGGGTGATTGCCGTTTCGGCGTGTTACTCGGGTAGCTGGATTGCGCCGCTGGCCAGCGCCGATACGCTGGTGCTGACCGCCGCCGACGCGGATAACACATCCTACGGTTGTGGCCGCAAATCCGAGCTGACCTTTTTTGGCCGCGCCATGTTTGACGAACAATTACGCAGCAAAACGCGCTCGTTCGAAACCGCGCACCACAGCGCGCGCGAGCTAATTCGCCAGCGTGAAATCGCGGCTGGCAAAGACGATGGCTACTCCAATCCGCAAATCAGCATGGGTGCCAATATCCGCGCCAAGCTGGCGCAACTGGAGGCGCGCTTTAAACCTTAG
- a CDS encoding Mth938-like domain-containing protein: MKLHQSKVDHLNQITAYDHESVHVNQERFAGSLLVLPDAVHAWRPTSFSDLTAEDFAALLEFKPELVLLGTGTNIQFPHPKLYAALSAQHIGVDTMGTGALCRTFNVLVAEDRRVMALVLHG, translated from the coding sequence ATGAAGCTGCACCAGTCCAAAGTCGATCATCTGAACCAGATCACCGCCTACGATCACGAATCCGTACACGTGAATCAGGAGCGTTTTGCCGGCAGCCTGCTGGTACTGCCCGACGCGGTGCATGCTTGGCGGCCCACATCATTTAGCGATCTGACGGCAGAAGATTTTGCCGCTCTGCTCGAATTCAAACCCGAGCTGGTTCTGCTTGGCACAGGCACGAACATCCAGTTTCCGCACCCTAAACTTTACGCTGCGCTCTCCGCCCAGCACATCGGCGTCGACACCATGGGTACGGGCGCGCTATGCCGCACATTCAATGTACTGGTCGCCGAGGATAGACGCGTGATGGCGCTAGTGTTGCATGGCTAG
- a CDS encoding ABC transporter ATP-binding protein, with product MFAFFEKLIHPYPDQLPKHPATFIGFVWSCTRGMRLYIALLALFTALCGAFEALLYSMLGNVVEWLSKTEPALLWQNEKHNLLLLLGILLASPLLIALQTLIKHQTLAGNFPMRLRWQFHRQMLGQSMSFYQDEFAGRISAKVMQTALAVRDTVLTTTDILVFVTIYFVTMAAVAGGFDLRLMLPFFAWLALYIVAMIYFVPRLSRVSRSQADARSLMTGRITDAYTNISTVKLFSHTQREAGFVKSAMQEFMQTVHGQMRLVSLFEITNHILSMLLIASTAGATLYLWTQGEVGVGAVAAATAMSLRLSGMSHWIMWEMAGLFENIGTVQDGINTLSKPSTVLDATDAKPLQVTQGLIEFDQVRFNYGNDHQARAVIDQLQLTIKPGEKIGLVGRSGAGKSTIVNLLLRFYDIQSGQIRIDGQDIAHVTQDSLRHQIGMVTQDTSLLHRSVRDNILYGQPDASEEAMIRAAQRAEVHDFISSLSDPAGRSGYDAHVGERGVKLSGGQRQRIAIARVILKDAPILLLDEATSALDSEVEAAIQASLYTLMEGKTVVAIAHRLSTIMAMDRLIVLDQGRIVEQGTHAELLAHNGIYARLWAHQSGGFLGEED from the coding sequence ATGTTTGCCTTTTTTGAAAAACTCATCCACCCCTATCCGGATCAATTGCCCAAGCATCCGGCGACGTTTATCGGTTTTGTCTGGAGCTGCACGCGCGGCATGCGGCTTTATATTGCGCTGCTGGCGCTGTTTACCGCGCTGTGCGGGGCGTTTGAAGCGTTGCTCTACAGCATGCTCGGCAATGTGGTCGAGTGGCTGAGCAAAACCGAGCCCGCTTTATTATGGCAAAACGAAAAACACAATCTGCTGCTCCTGCTCGGAATTTTGCTCGCCAGCCCGCTGCTGATCGCGCTGCAAACACTGATCAAGCATCAAACATTAGCGGGTAATTTTCCGATGCGTTTGCGCTGGCAGTTTCACCGCCAGATGCTTGGCCAGAGCATGAGTTTTTATCAGGACGAATTTGCCGGGCGTATTTCGGCCAAAGTCATGCAAACCGCGCTGGCGGTGCGTGATACCGTGCTGACGACGACCGATATTCTGGTGTTTGTGACGATTTACTTTGTCACGATGGCGGCGGTGGCTGGCGGTTTTGATCTCCGGCTGATGCTGCCGTTTTTTGCCTGGCTGGCGCTGTATATCGTCGCGATGATCTATTTTGTGCCGCGCCTGAGCCGCGTTTCGCGCTCGCAAGCGGACGCCAGATCGTTGATGACCGGCCGGATTACCGACGCCTACACCAATATCAGCACGGTTAAATTGTTCTCGCATACGCAGCGCGAAGCGGGTTTTGTGAAGTCGGCGATGCAGGAATTTATGCAGACTGTCCACGGCCAGATGCGGCTGGTGAGCTTGTTTGAAATCACCAACCATATTCTGAGCATGCTACTGATCGCCTCGACCGCGGGCGCGACTTTGTATTTGTGGACGCAGGGCGAGGTGGGCGTTGGCGCAGTCGCCGCCGCCACCGCGATGTCTTTGCGTCTGAGCGGCATGTCGCACTGGATTATGTGGGAAATGGCCGGGCTGTTTGAAAACATCGGCACGGTGCAGGACGGCATCAATACGCTATCCAAACCGTCAACGGTGCTCGACGCTACGGACGCCAAGCCGCTGCAAGTGACGCAAGGGCTGATTGAATTTGATCAGGTGCGTTTCAATTACGGCAATGACCATCAAGCCAGAGCGGTGATCGATCAGCTGCAACTCACCATCAAACCGGGCGAGAAAATCGGCCTCGTTGGCCGCTCGGGCGCTGGCAAATCGACGATTGTGAATCTGCTGCTGCGTTTTTACGATATTCAATCCGGCCAGATTCGCATCGACGGGCAGGACATTGCACACGTCACGCAAGACAGCTTGCGCCACCAGATCGGCATGGTCACTCAGGATACGTCCTTGCTGCACCGCTCGGTGCGCGACAATATTCTGTACGGCCAGCCCGACGCCAGCGAAGAGGCCATGATCCGCGCTGCGCAGCGCGCCGAAGTACATGATTTCATCAGCAGCCTGAGCGATCCGGCAGGGCGCAGCGGCTACGACGCGCATGTGGGCGAGCGCGGCGTGAAGCTATCGGGTGGCCAGCGCCAGCGCATCGCCATTGCGCGAGTGATTTTAAAAGATGCGCCGATTCTGCTGCTCGACGAAGCCACTAGCGCGCTCGATTCCGAAGTTGAAGCGGCCATTCAGGCCAGCCTGTATACGCTGATGGAAGGCAAAACCGTCGTCGCCATCGCACACCGGCTCTCGACGATTATGGCAATGGACAGATTGATCGTGCTCGACCAAGGCCGCATTGTTGAGCAAGGCACCCACGCCGAATTGCTCGCACACAATGGCATCTACGCCCGGCTGTGGGCGCATCAGAGCGGTGGATTTTTGGGGGAAGAGGATTAA
- a CDS encoding GGDEF domain-containing protein translates to MQLNQDVQVNVQKDHALGITNIWINAPIRQGDQMLGVAGTGLQLNGVIKDLQLSREEGVSIMYVDYAGSIQLHQDQALINFMSLTKNSSQQIKFDTLFDQPADRHTLYEAMDQLKQGKQSIVTRFVSVNGHKYLVSLNWIPEVGWYQVTLLDLAILLPKNYFVGIALVYIITMLAALLLLNWVLNHLVLQPVNKLDHAMTQVANGLPVKLELNTNTASNNEIDRLVRHFAQMSTRVSQARSELEDKVKERTADLDRLVKLDPLTELLNRRGMNECITQALSRAQRDGSAIGILWLDVDWFKEVNDRYGHEAGDAALKTVAAMIRRHIRPYDHAARWGGDEFLVLLDSLDQTLLNQIGERIRAAVATQTELRDSQQHIIALSVSIGGYLFTANEDVAQLLNNADQALYRAKSQGRNCYSQFEHSLDEQPTSAQFN, encoded by the coding sequence ATGCAGTTGAATCAGGATGTGCAGGTGAATGTCCAGAAAGATCATGCCTTGGGCATCACCAATATCTGGATCAATGCGCCCATTCGTCAGGGTGATCAAATGCTTGGTGTTGCAGGCACCGGGCTGCAATTGAATGGCGTCATTAAAGATCTGCAGCTGAGTCGCGAAGAGGGCGTTTCCATCATGTATGTGGATTATGCTGGCTCGATTCAGCTGCATCAGGATCAGGCCTTGATCAATTTTATGTCATTAACCAAAAATTCTAGCCAGCAAATCAAGTTCGACACCTTGTTTGATCAGCCTGCTGATCGGCATACGCTCTACGAAGCAATGGACCAGCTCAAACAAGGTAAACAGTCGATCGTGACGCGCTTTGTTTCGGTGAATGGGCACAAATATTTGGTCAGTTTGAACTGGATTCCTGAAGTCGGCTGGTATCAAGTGACATTGCTGGATTTGGCTATTTTGCTGCCAAAAAACTACTTTGTCGGGATTGCCTTGGTCTACATCATCACCATGCTGGCGGCTTTGCTATTGCTCAACTGGGTACTCAATCATCTGGTTTTGCAGCCCGTCAACAAGCTTGATCACGCAATGACCCAAGTCGCGAACGGTTTGCCGGTGAAACTGGAGCTAAATACCAATACCGCGAGTAATAATGAGATCGACCGGCTGGTTCGACACTTCGCACAGATGTCCACACGTGTTTCACAGGCGCGCAGCGAGCTGGAAGACAAAGTCAAAGAACGTACCGCCGATCTTGATCGCTTGGTTAAACTCGATCCGCTAACCGAATTACTGAATCGACGCGGAATGAATGAATGCATCACACAAGCCTTAAGCCGTGCCCAGCGAGATGGAAGCGCCATTGGCATTTTGTGGCTGGATGTCGATTGGTTTAAAGAAGTGAATGATCGCTATGGCCATGAAGCTGGCGATGCGGCATTAAAAACCGTGGCAGCCATGATTCGTCGCCATATCCGGCCATATGACCATGCGGCTCGCTGGGGTGGCGATGAGTTTCTGGTGCTACTCGATTCGCTGGATCAAACGCTACTGAACCAGATCGGAGAGCGAATTCGCGCAGCGGTGGCGACACAAACCGAATTACGGGATTCGCAGCAACATATCATTGCGCTGAGTGTGAGCATTGGCGGCTACTTGTTCACGGCCAACGAGGATGTCGCGCAATTATTGAATAATGCCGATCAAGCCTTATATCGCGCTAAATCGCAGGGGCGAAATTGTTACTCCCAGTTTGAGCATTCACTTGATGAGCAGCCGACGTCGGCTCAATTCAATTAA
- a CDS encoding glycoside hydrolase family 19 protein: MFQLNRWMLAAIPAAICSVQVMAATAWDSKTVYTGGQVVSYQGKDYKAKWWTQGNVPGAEQWGPWELQAGSATPAPTANVTSAPTAAPTSTPLVSPTVAPSAKPTVAPTTAPTTAPTAAPTALPGSCGVWAEGNTYKAGDVVSYGGASYTSLSAHTAYVGANWNPAATPTLWKAGGTCSTGGATPVPTATPVVTAKPTATPVVTVKPTASPVVTASPTPAVTVAPTAAPTSTPVSSAGPTAAPTTAPAAYKPQITFVAAPAGYPSDAQFLAAEQALYSQAGSDAKTIDRIREALQVRPDSVVDAVAPGAAGNPDNVQRVERVLPRAKFDYFFPVRNIKYTYENLLKGVAKFPAYCKTYTDGRDSDLICKKLLATSFAHFAQETGANWPALTPATARGYADQNNAVLATMEQNTAIPTFRQGLWFLREQGMQEGSGVGGYQDCFNGAGGSIFSIFYPCGKNEQGQYFSYFGRGSKQLSWNYNYGPFSKSMYGDVNVLLDKPGLVADTWMNFASAIWFAVYPQSPKPPMTWVVDGTWQPNQVDIANGMSPGFGATTYIINGGIECGRGGNHGSNIGGGTSSEAQQSLNRIAAYKEFTKELGVDITGEQLTCGTSKGFTDGSAAATKTYLDKGWNYNPNNPGGVSWSCQLATYQTPFSLANPGDYKACVDYFFRGQVKFNGQVVVDNTK, from the coding sequence ATGTTCCAATTGAATCGTTGGATGTTGGCGGCTATTCCCGCAGCCATTTGCTCGGTGCAAGTGATGGCGGCAACGGCCTGGGATAGCAAAACGGTATACACCGGTGGTCAGGTGGTGAGCTATCAGGGTAAAGATTACAAAGCAAAATGGTGGACGCAAGGCAATGTGCCCGGCGCCGAGCAGTGGGGCCCGTGGGAATTGCAAGCTGGCAGCGCAACGCCAGCACCGACGGCCAATGTGACCAGCGCGCCGACAGCAGCACCGACGAGCACGCCACTGGTTTCTCCAACGGTAGCGCCAAGCGCCAAGCCGACAGTCGCACCGACCACCGCACCAACTACGGCACCAACAGCAGCGCCTACAGCCCTGCCAGGTTCTTGTGGCGTATGGGCAGAAGGCAATACGTATAAGGCTGGAGATGTTGTCAGCTATGGCGGAGCGAGCTATACCTCCCTGTCTGCACACACAGCGTATGTTGGTGCCAATTGGAATCCGGCGGCAACGCCTACTTTATGGAAAGCGGGCGGTACATGCAGCACCGGTGGCGCAACGCCAGTACCGACTGCCACGCCTGTCGTCACCGCCAAACCAACTGCCACTCCCGTGGTGACGGTGAAGCCAACGGCCAGCCCGGTTGTCACTGCCAGCCCAACGCCAGCCGTGACGGTAGCGCCAACTGCAGCCCCAACTTCAACACCAGTTTCAAGCGCAGGCCCAACTGCTGCACCAACCACCGCACCTGCAGCGTATAAACCGCAAATCACCTTTGTGGCTGCACCAGCGGGCTACCCAAGCGATGCGCAATTCCTGGCGGCCGAACAAGCCTTGTACAGCCAGGCTGGCTCGGATGCCAAAACAATAGATCGTATCCGCGAAGCCTTGCAGGTTCGCCCGGATTCGGTGGTCGATGCTGTTGCGCCAGGCGCAGCAGGCAATCCGGACAACGTCCAGCGCGTTGAGCGCGTGTTGCCACGGGCGAAATTTGATTACTTCTTCCCCGTGCGCAATATCAAATACACCTACGAGAATCTGCTCAAAGGCGTGGCCAAATTCCCGGCGTATTGCAAAACCTACACTGATGGTCGCGACTCAGACCTGATCTGTAAAAAACTGCTGGCGACTTCATTTGCCCACTTTGCGCAAGAAACCGGCGCAAACTGGCCTGCCCTGACGCCTGCAACAGCGCGCGGCTACGCCGATCAGAACAACGCCGTGTTGGCGACGATGGAGCAAAACACCGCGATTCCAACGTTCCGCCAAGGCCTGTGGTTCCTGCGTGAGCAAGGCATGCAGGAAGGCAGCGGCGTGGGCGGCTACCAAGATTGCTTTAACGGCGCGGGCGGATCGATCTTCTCGATCTTCTATCCATGCGGCAAAAACGAGCAAGGCCAGTACTTCAGCTACTTCGGTCGCGGCTCCAAGCAATTGTCGTGGAACTACAACTACGGCCCATTCAGCAAATCAATGTATGGCGACGTCAATGTATTGCTCGACAAGCCTGGCTTGGTGGCAGATACCTGGATGAACTTCGCGTCAGCGATCTGGTTCGCGGTTTATCCACAATCGCCAAAACCACCAATGACGTGGGTGGTTGATGGGACTTGGCAGCCGAATCAGGTGGATATTGCCAACGGCATGTCACCTGGTTTTGGTGCAACGACTTATATCATCAACGGTGGTATTGAATGCGGACGCGGCGGCAACCATGGTAGCAATATCGGTGGCGGTACCAGCAGTGAAGCACAGCAATCGCTGAACCGTATTGCGGCGTACAAAGAGTTCACCAAAGAGCTGGGCGTTGACATTACCGGCGAGCAACTGACTTGCGGTACGTCAAAAGGCTTCACCGATGGCTCGGCAGCTGCGACCAAAACGTATCTGGACAAGGGCTGGAACTACAACCCGAACAATCCGGGCGGCGTGTCTTGGTCTTGCCAATTGGCCACTTACCAAACGCCATTTAGCCTGGCTAATCCGGGCGACTACAAAGCCTGCGTGGATTACTTCTTCCGCGGTCAGGTGAAGTTCAATGGTCAGGTTGTGGTGGATAACACCAAGTAA